A stretch of DNA from Euwallacea fornicatus isolate EFF26 chromosome 26, ASM4011564v1, whole genome shotgun sequence:
AAACCAGCACTATTTACCGTTGTCAACTTTTGTCATCTTCAGGCCTCGTCAAGGTCACTAGTAGTTTCTGCTTATATATGGCAACATGGTAACTTTAaatgtataattaaaaatttaaataactaaattcTTAACCTCAAAATAATTTGGCGTTTGGAGGTATAGCGACAAACTATATATAGAacattttgagtatttttttttattgattcttGAAATGTtaccaaatatttaatttgtctCCGTATGAATTACGGATTTAGCACACTTTTTACTTTACCTTCGCTCGGTTCCCTCTAATATTCTTAATATAAATTTCGTACATGTATGAAATCTGTTTAGAAGATGCCTGGAAAAGTgaaggtaaaaattatttctggcAAAAACTTACCAGTTATGGACAGATCAAGTGATACTACCGACGCATATGTAGAAATCAAGCTTGGTAACACTACATACAAAACTGATGTTTGTAGAAGAACTTTGCATCCACAATGGAACACGGATTGGTATCGATTTGAGGTACAAAAGCAATCAAAGCACATAATCCTACAATAACAATGTTTGCATGTATAGGTGGACGATTCTGAACTACAAGATGAGCCCTTACAAATAAGAGTAATGGATCATGACACTTATTCCACAAATGATGCAATAGGAAAAGtatatttaaacttaaaccCCCTGCTTTTACCTGTTGCTGGGCAACTAGCTACTGGAGATAATAACCCATATCATGAAATATCAGGCTGGATTCCTGTGTATGACACCATGCATGGTATAAGAGGAGAAGTTAATGTCACAGTCAAAGTTGAGCTGTTTTCTGACTTTAATCGATTTAGACAGTCATCATGTGGggtttatttcttttattgtaAGAGTTTGTTGCCTTTATATCTTTCccacatttgaaaatataattgtttaaagCTCCATCAATACCTCAAGGTTACCAAGCAAACATTATTAATGGGTTTGTTGAAGAACTCATCGTAGATGATGATCCTGAATATCAGTGGATAGACAAAATTCGAACACCTAGAGCTTCAAATGAAGCCCGGCAGACGTTATTCTTTAAATTGTCTGGTGaattacaaagaaaaattggttATTATCCTTCACTCCTTATGTTCTATCTAGACCACAATATACTTTTTCATTATAGGGGTAAAAGCATTGGCTTTGGGAGGGAATGCTGTTATTGGTTACAGACAGTCCTTTGATCTTGAAGGTGAATCTGGAATTGTGGCACGTGGAATTGGAACAGCTGTGACCTTAGTAAAATTACAGAATGCACATCATATAGTTACAGAATCAAAAGAAGAGtaagttttgttaatttatttctaatattCCTGACCTTGCTTTTGGGAATgtaagaaattaaaactacAGAGGTGGCAATGTTTTGGAAGTAACATGTAACTTTTTGCATTAGTACTTCTAATATTTGGATCTCTAACCCTACTGTTAGCTGGagtgtattttaaaaaacctatTAATAGCCtgaaatatgcaattttaattttttaaattttgcatttagggATATAAAGAATTACCTAAATTTTGTTGGTGATGGGAAGAGCTTTAGCTTATGCTCATCATCACCCCATCATAAGAGTCACTGTCCCTCAACCTACCAACCTCCAGGTCATACCCATGCTTACACTATGTGGCCCTCTATTTCTAACCCTAATTTGTACTCAAAGCCTCTAAACATGAAAGGACTGTTAAATCAGGAAGACCGTAGAGGCAAATCTGCTATGTCAactagatttaaaaaattcaaacactcACAAAAGTCTCTTTCAAAAAAAATGGGTGCTTTAAAAGCCAAATTAAATGATAGTATAGGAGAAGAGTCTGAGACAGATCAGGGCACAACAGCCAGGAGGAAACTATTTAAAAGAACAAATAGTGACTCTAGTGCTATGGCCGAAATATTAGCCAGATCTGTAATGAGAGCTACTACAAGCTTGAGCTGCATCTTGGAAGATCAATCATCATTTGACAAAGATGACTCTCTAGATCAATTGAAACCTGTGTCTGATACAATAGTGAAAGCAGAATCTGAAGAGGTGATCAGTGATGCACACTCATATTCTAGCATTGAGTCCAGTAGTAGTTGCTCAGAATATGAATATCAAGAATATAATCAGCCAAATAATGATGTTGAAACCCTCAGTAATATAATAAGTAATGTGGAAAAGATGCAAAGATGTCTGTCTGGTGGTAGGTTACATAAACAATACTCTTTACCTGCAATTCCAACTAGAGGATTTTCTCTTAGTAGTCTTAACAGCCTAAGCCAACATGACGTTTCCCGTTTTAATTCTCAACACTTTGAGCataattgtgaaaaattacaGTGTGTCAATCATAGCAGAAAATTAGAAAGGGGTGAAGAAATTGATTTGTCAGATGTTCATTCTCAAGAACAAAAATCTTTAGAAGTGACTCCACAATctgaaaacaaagaaaatatttgttttacacATAAGCCCAAGGCTTGGTATTTTGCTAGTAATATTAAGCCTTATTTACCCCATTTTAAAACTCAACAGACAAATAACAGTATGGTCAACATAGCTTTAAAGACTATGCTGTTTGAAAGAGCAAATTTGATTGTAACGCCAACTAAAGAGACCAAACAAGCATTTCAGTTCCCATTAAGCTCTTTACATGATAATACTCCTGAACGAGAATCTAAAGACGTAGTAAAGACTGGTTTACAAAAGATGTTAGTCGAACCAGCTGATATTCTAGGCACTAACAAGTtagatgaaaaaaatcaagtagATTTCGAAAGAGAAGACAGTGGGGTTGGGATAAAAGTTGAAGATCGGAGTAAGGGATCTTTATTCATTCAAAAAACACCAGAAAATAGTGATGATTTAAACATTATTGCCCCAGTTAGCCTTGAGAACATTAATATGGAACCCCATAAAATAGTTAAAACTGCAATGCAAACTATGCTGCTTGAGAAATTTAATCTTCTAGGAACATACACACCTCCTACTTCGCCTACAGCGATTCTCGCTGATCCCCCTTTGTCTAGAGCGAGGGCTTTTACGTTTAATGAACCAAAGAAAAACGTGATTCCCAAAGTGGCTAGTTCTGTTTCATTAGGGCATAGCGAAAAGCTAAAAGATACAGTTTTAGGAATGCCTTTTACATCTTTATCTTCCTTGAAATCTGAATACGATGCAAAGGTTAAAGAGCGAgaagtgatttttttgtcaGAAACTCATTTGATAGAACCTTTATTGCCTGATTTGCAGGATAAGACTGgagctaaaaaaaaacttttaaagttCCTTCATACGAGTGGAAAACGAGGGAGCGTATTTCAGAAATTCCGAAGAGCAAGTAAAAAAAGCCTACCCGATGATATTCACAAAGAATACATTCACCGAAATATTCTGGCACGTATTTTTCATCCCCGTCATAACGAAGCAACTGTTAAGGACGAAGAAACTCAAACGTCAaacgaattattaaataatcaaaacatCCGTAACACCTCCTCTAACAGTAATTCTGATACTAAAATAAACATCAAGCCACCTAGCCCTGCAGACATAGCTTCAGGTGACTTTCTGACTCACAGCAAAACTAAATCCGCATGCATAACATATCTCCATTCCTCACCTGCTCAAGAAAGACAAGACCCAACGGAGACAGACAATAAAGAAGAACTAGGTTCAGAGCAAACGACCAGAACGTCACATTCTCCAGTTAGAATCAATTATATGGTGCCTCTACATAGAAGATCTTCCGATTCTGATTTAAGTATTACTCCAAAAGGTGAGCGTATTTtctgtataatattttatgtggTCGTGATATATTTGAGGTTTAGAGAATTTATGTATACAACGTATTTTAAATCTTCAGGATTGTTTGGAATGTTTAGAAAAAGTGAGTATCTAGGCCTCCATGCCCCTTTAAATGTTGACTGGTTATATTTCTCAACTTTTCAAACCTGGCttttatagaaaatgtttATCTTCAGAAAGGTGTTATACATGGCTTCATGCGATACTAATCTCATTTTCTTGtataaaaattaccaataataGACCCTCCAGAAGTTTCTAAGAAAAGTATCAATATGCATGCAAAGCCAGAAAAAACCTAATGttaagttcaaatcttgaatgTTTTTACCCCACCCTTTGCCTTTGAATTGATGGAAAAAGCACAAATTAATGTACTGACACTCAGTGTTTTCGTTACATGTACttcaactttaaattttacacGAACTGAGTGATAGTTGTGATATAGGGAATAGTTTGACTGGAAGTGACAAGTCTATGGGCAATAACGCAGCTTATTTAATGAGAAGCAGTTACGTCAGACGAGGTCATATGAATCAAGAACACTTTGACATGTTGGAATATCCTTTCCTGACCATGACTAAATTTCCACCAAGATTCATTACGCAGATTGGTAAAGACTACACATGGACCTGatttgttcattttcgttTGGAGAATTATTTTGTAGGGGGTTCAGTTAGTGCGAGGTCGgtaaaattattggaaagGATTTTAAACGTCGATGAACCCGAATCCAGAGATATTTGGTGGTCTGAAATACGGATGGAAATTAGATCTCACGCTAGGAGCCTTAATTGCAATGCTGTTCTCGGATATACGGAATTGACTAGCatttggtaattttaaaaatgtattttagtCTAACGCTGGCTTAAAATCGATTACCtagatattataaattttcttacGGAGGGGACAAAATAATGACATAAACCGAGTGAACTCGTTTCAATATCAGGAGTGAActttagtttattaaaaaattcaatcacAATAAGTCTTGATAAGAGCACCACCTGTGTTATATTATACATAGTTATAGGGAGACAAAtaagtccttttttttttcagcgaCGACGTGTGCGTTTTAAGTGCATGTGGAACGGCGGCTGTAATAGATTTTAGTGACCCGACTATTGAGGAAGATCCCAACAATGTACaacttatttataaaaactcGGAACGTGATAAATACATGGTACGCATTTTACACCACCGTTAGGTTTTTGTTACACGAAATTACCTTATCTAAGGAGGagtaaagtgaaaaaaatatagaacaCCTCTgtatcattatttatttttaaaaatttattagtacTCAGTAGTAGCATACCAAGTGTTTCTGAAAATAGTGCCGTATGTTTCACTACGTATTTTAGGTTTTGAAATAAGATCAACGCCCCATGTCAACATGGATCGAAAAACGTTTAGTTTTCCAGATGGTGGTGAGAAATGTTAATTCCCGATgttagtttatttaatatttccaagACGTATatagataaattaataaaatgttggtATATTACTTTATGGAACTGTAGAAATAATAGGGCATGCCAATGGCGGACTCTATAGGTAGAGCAGTACATAAAAGAtggcaaaactttttttctgtaCCTTTATAGACAATATAATATGGCGAATTTAAAGATTTGTACATAAAAAAAGTACTCTTGTTGATAATCGACAATAACAGttgttttcgagaaaaatgaaGTGTGAATATGcaaacacaacaaaaaaacattattttatttgtattttattgtttctatAAAATGAAACAATCCTCATCCCAAtaagtcattaaaaaatataatattttagtattttgcaAAGAATCCAAGAAGCTATGGTACGTAGATATAGAGATAAATCTCATTGATTTATCTCTATAcgttagaaaaatattaattaaaaacctctaataatttttaatacccTATCTCTATATAAGAAACGAAGAGTTTCTCATTACATGTTAATAAGAAGTGTTCGTTCTACTTTCGAAATACGTAGTTCAATTTATGGTACCGTTTTCAGATACATCTTATACGATAATAGTATCAAggaaaagttttattactgATATAAATTTCTGTTAGAACGGAAATTCCAAAATGTTTTACGAAAGCCCTGATCACAGGCCACAAACAGCAAATCCTTGCAACATAACCCATCTTCCCTATGACGAGAAAACTGTTCCATTAAAGGCCAACGTCACAAAATGCCCAATGTGCCTGTAAGTCTTAGGATATAAATCTCACGTAGATCTCACAGAAGCATTTTAGCAAAGGAAAAGTACCTGAAGTACTTATAGCAACCGTAGAACCTCCCGAATCATTACCAAGCGTGGGCAGGGGCTGTTTTATTGAATCCCACGTATCGCGTAGTCTAAAGGATGTTCGTGGGGAGACAATAGCCAAAGAAATCTCTGACGGATTACCATTTTTAGAATATGAACTACATAGATTGCTAGTTAACAAACTGAAAATCAAGGGAATGAATGCAGTGTTTAGCCTCAAAATTCGAATTAGCGTTGGAGAAAAAATGCTACTGGGGGTGGCTACTGGTACTGCGATATACCTGTCGTGTTTGCCAGCTCCTGACTTGCCATTGATAGTTACCGGAAAAGACGAAAAGAGTGTCGCAGACCTACACGAAATTCTTAGTCAAACAGTGCAGAGAAATCgagaaatttatcaaattaaagatgAAGGACAACGACAGAAATGCCAACCTGATGAGGATCCTGAAGAAGAACCTGCTTCTTTGGATATTTCTTGCGGAAATAAGGACTGCTGCATTTTAGAGGTACAATTCCACGTAttataatactttttataAGGTAGTTTTATTTAGATGGACGATCCTGAAGATGCGGAAGTTCTCAGACTTTTGATGCACGAAAAAGTACCAGACGGGTTTCACGTGGTAAGCACCGAAGTGGTACTCGGGTTGGAGGATTTGGAAATTGTGAAGAACCTTCAAATGTTCACACAAATCTATAGAACGAAACTAACACCGCCTTACAATTTGCAAAAGCATTTCGTAAGACTCCTGCAAAGTATATACTTCAAATTGCGTAGGATGGTGCCATGTGCATTATGCGATTTACAGTTTAGAATTGATATTCCGGAACCCGATGAGATTCAACTGTGTGTTATAGGTAACTGCGACTTGATGTAGTAATATTTGACACTATGtagagtgatttttttaaacactgtCCCCGACCTTTCTACGAATTTGTAATTCAACATCCCATTTTTTACACTCTATTTgcccaaataaaattaaatactttgaTAAGACATAGCAATTTTAGACGACGATTTAACAAAGCAGATATGCatacaaaattgttttcagGGAGATTTTAACTTGCGCTGCATGAGGATAAGAGCGTTCTTACAAATTCACTTGTGGTTCAAAACGGGGCGcccaaaaaataaagatttacttgttttaaaaaatcaccctgtgtattgaaagtacatttaaaaaatgtccatAAATCACTATAGCAGATGtaaaaatctttcaaattGAATAGGTATGGCATTGGGCCTAGGAAAGAAGGCGAAGAAGACTAAGGGTTCAGCAGCTCTTAAACGAACAGGTAAGATTTGTATGCCCTGGAAGGAACCACTTCGAGGAAATCAACAATATTGCAGATGATGACTTAATATTCAACATCGATGACGATCACCAGCAGCCGCTCGAAAGTATCCCAATAAGCAAATCGAACCCGTCCAGTTTAAAATACCGAGGTCATCGCTCTCCGTCGAAATATAGGCCCCAATCAATGAAACAGCGTCATGTATTTGTGGTTAAATCTATGAACTCCgcattttatatgaaatttatattttttccagataCCTTCTAACGAACGGCATGGTGTTGATATTACACCGTTAAGCTATGTGCCTGGAGGCCATATAGAGCAATATTtaggcaatttaaatttcttttttattaggGAAACTACATCAATACGAGAGGTACCTAATTATATCCAGCTTGCGATTGGAGTTTTGACTTTGTTAATTCCTTTTCTAGGAAGGGGGTTTAAGCGGATTTGTACACAGTTTTATTACTGAAATACTAGCTATCGTAAGGTCGCATGTTACTGCCCTGGGTGGGAACGCTTTAGTAGCGTTTTTCATGACTGAGTGTATACTTAATcataatttgcataaaaatcaAGTAAGTTCCTAAGTTAAAACATTTCTTAAGTTCAATATAAACTTAGCGCTGATACGCCaaaagtttctaaaatattctttattattactttattgTTGTTTGCTGTTCAATGGAAGTAATTTTGCATTGTTTAAAACTTATGGATAGAAGGCGTCCAGAAGTGCAGACAAACAATGCCgtaaacaaaacatttcttaattttttaaatagtttttccaCAACTTCCTAAGTAGTTATTAACAATACAGgtataaatacaaaattgccactttctACTAAATATATCTCTTAAATGATTAGGAAGATGCCTAGGACGTAGCTGCACGTACTCTAGGTAGTTGCAACTAATAccaataaagaaaattgcatGTAAAGAGTAAACCCATGTAAACAGCATCTTAGAAATGATTAAAAGCGATGGGGGGAGGTGTTGTTCAACTCCCCTTAATCGCATCTCATATGATACAACCAGAACTTTTATCAGctaaaagttttcaaactttcaggAAGTAAGCCATATTGTAGACAGATTTACGATCGAACTTCTTAGAAATTCAGAATTACTCAAGtatctacaaaaattttatctatacagggtgccctAAACCGCTTGTGCCATTATTGCTATCTTGAAACAATGATGATAACAAATGTGTTTCATTGGCGAAAACCAAAGTTTTACTGGATGTTctatatttcttaaatattaagcacgccataataaataaagaaggGAGCATCAATATTAGTGCTTTAACGAACCAAAGGCTGTAACAGTCGCGAAAGTAGACATCAGAAATCCACCTCAATGGTCTCTTTTGGAGGACAGATActgatgaaaataatatttttggtgTAAAGCAACGAAATATACAAAATTGgtgaaatgagaaaaaagttgCCATTTTTGGAGTCCTTTAATTTCCAATATATATACGTCATTGTTAAAtagatattgaagaaaatataagATTGGCAGaacattatattaatttttgcctCTAGAACCTcacttttcataaaaaatatttaatacaaaaaagtttGGAATTAACTTGgcactttttcaaaatgatgGTTAGCTCCTGAAATACCGATACCACCACGATGAAGAATTTACatcataataaatttacacCTCACCATTGTCGAAAAATTCAAGATATACGATAATTAATGACCGGAAGGAAAGGATGTTTTGTCGATAGATTTCGAGACGAAGAACACAGAATCGTAATATTTGTCGGAAAATGCTATGGACGGATGGAGGTAGATACCACAATAACGGTCGAATCAacggaaatattaattatcgTTGGACACAAGAAAATCAATACGTCTACAGTGAAATGGCATTCCAAGAAATGCTCGGTTTCAACATTTGGCTCGGGACATTGATGAAGGAACGTTTGATGGGGACGTTGcaccaaaattttttaaaagatggTTTGCacgatttttcgaatttcacaAGGATATGCACAAATATGTGATAGTTGCTGATGTGTACTAgttcttaataattttaagagaaCTTACTGAAATGGTGACAATCAACCCCGATTAACTGAATCGCCCGTTCACCCGATTTCACTCCGATGGACTTTTCGATATGAGGATTTCTTAGAGATAATGTGTGCAAAACAACACTTCACAACTTGGGTGATTGCAACAATGCTGTAGAGAATTAAGAACaagttatgaaaaaatgcGTAGATTTGTAGCGCAAATAATGGAGCCCATTTCAAACATTAATCAAGATTTGTTGCGTGTCAATGTGTGGGTAATTGTGATCATTAGAGGACGTTCCAACggagtaaattttgaaaaactaattctatatttatttttagtaattttattctATTATCGCATATTAtaattacatatatatatatatatatatatatatatatatatatatgtaattatatattattataagaAGTATTATTTAGCTACGAGCTTTACTCAAAAGTCGTTAATTTGTAAAGAACACAACAACTTTACCAATATTAATGCTAAATTGTCTATGTTAATCACATGTATAAGACAATTATGCTGCATGATTTTATTTACCGCAAATTGCTACTAATAACTTcctattgttatttttattggtgCATTTAATTCTTTTGTGGATCTTTGAATAGTTTATTTCTAATAGGCAGTCGAGAACACTGCAACTCACACAATATTTCAAACGgtttaataatgtatttttttttctataatacGTATAAATGGCGATAAACAAAAAGGAGAACTCGGTGATTTACCAAGTACGTGCACAAACTGATACTTTACCGCACGCTGATTACAATTAACCGAACGACCCGAAGGGTAGCACACACAACGCATCAGAGAGGAAACTTTTCGTATGAGCAGATGTGTGTTAACTTTATTGCATTTACGGCGTgcggtaaaatttttatgcgCACACGTGCAGTAGAAGGTTTGACACGTTGACATATgccattttaatttgaatactcGTAACTTATTAAATCAACATTGATGCGTGTTAGTGACTTTTCTCTAGTAAAAActgttatttataaataaatggtGGTTctatgctttaaaaaaataggaagAAACGTTGGGAGGATACGTGAgataaaaagaagaaaagttctgatttttattttggacaTGGAATACGTACCTACAAGGGACTAGTGATTCTCCCTATATTGAGGATCGTCAATGTTCACGTGTGGTTtgagaaagaaaaatgaataaaataattttcgggaaatttgatattttcctcAATATCTCCAAAACTATAAGACTCCTCGCAACGCCGAATATGACTGTCATATTGTGAAAAAGATCTATCAATGGCAACTTCTGAACCAACTTTGTATTTCTAATCGTTTCGAAGATAGAAACGACGCCGCATGCTTTTTGTCCTCGTAATATTACATTTCTTCCCTTTTCTAAGactaaaattttctcatttcaaATGATAATGGCGATGGCGTGTTAGCAACAGGACATTGTGTATATTTAAATGTCTTACTTAGTCAATTATATCCCccttttaattaactttctcCCATTCGTCTTCCGCGAGTTGTGGTGTGTTTCTGAATGTTTTGGCGGTGTTCTCTTTCGTGAGTGTCGAGCTTAGTCGGAAGGTTTCACATCAGCGTTATTTTAGGGACAATGCCTGATCAACGTTGGTGGAGACGTGGTATCTGTGTCCTACCTCAAAGACGAACCATAGCTAAGGTTCCAACGTGTTAACTTGCCGTTCTTACCATAATAtacttgtttaaattttaccatGTTTAATAATGTAAGAGGTTTAGCGTCGACGTTATTGTTAGTTATTAATACTCATCAATTTCTATGCGCTCTCTTTTTTCTGAAGCTGACCGTCTTCCAGCAGCCTTATAAGggtgaattttcgaaaaattgactatattttatgtataAGTAAATTTTAGTGCTCTCGACATATGGAAAGTAAAATCATGTTTGCTCAATATTGATTAGGGCATTATTTCCATCAACTTTATTTGCATTCTTACCTTAGGTTGACGCTAAGGGCATTCTCGGCAATAATCAATTGGCtcaaaaatgatatatttgCCAATACCGACCTGTTCAATAAACGCATACCTAATGATATCCGAATAGTGCATGATATTTTGTAATCCTTAAGCAATTTACTGTTTGTCACTTGCAATGATTGAGATACTTAAAAGTATTTGTA
This window harbors:
- the LOC136347068 gene encoding C2 domain-containing protein 5 isoform X2, which encodes MPGKVKVKIISGKNLPVMDRSSDTTDAYVEIKLGNTTYKTDVCRRTLHPQWNTDWYRFEVDDSELQDEPLQIRVMDHDTYSTNDAIGKVYLNLNPLLLPVAGQLATGDNNPYHEISGWIPVYDTMHGIRGEVNVTVKVELFSDFNRFRQSSCGVYFFYSPSIPQGYQANIINGFVEELIVDDDPEYQWIDKIRTPRASNEARQTLFFKLSGELQRKIGVKALALGGNAVIGYRQSFDLEGESGIVARGIGTAVTLVKLQNAHHIVTESKEDKTKSACITYLHSSPAQERQDPTETDNKEELGSEQTTRTSHSPVRINYMVPLHRRSSDSDLSITPKGNSLTGSDKSMGNNAAYLMRSSYVRRGHMNQEHFDMLEYPFLTMTKFPPRFITQIGGSVSARSVKLLERILNVDEPESRDIWWSEIRMEIRSHARSLNCNAVLGYTELTSICDDVCVLSACGTAAVIDFSDPTIEEDPNNVQLIYKNSERDKYMNGNSKMFYESPDHRPQTANPCNITHLPYDEKTVPLKANVTKCPMCLKGKVPEVLIATVEPPESLPSVGRGCFIESHVSRSLKDVRGETIAKEISDGLPFLEYELHRLLVNKLKIKGMNAVFSLKIRISVGEKMLLGVATGTAIYLSCLPAPDLPLIVTGKDEKSVADLHEILSQTVQRNREIYQIKDEGQRQKCQPDEDPEEEPASLDISCGNKDCCILEMDDPEDAEVLRLLMHEKVPDGFHVVSTEVVLGLEDLEIVKNLQMFTQIYRTKLTPPYNLQKHFVRLLQSIYFKLRRMVPCALCDLQFRIDIPEPDEIQLCVIGMALGLGKKAKKTKGSAALKRTDDDLIFNIDDDHQQPLESIPISKSNPSSLKYRGHRSPSKYRPQSMKQRHIPSNERHGVDITPLSYVPGGHIEQYLGNLNFFFIRETTSIREEGGLSGFVHSFITEILAIVRSHVTALGGNALVAFFMTECILNHNLHKNQGQCLINVGGDVVSVSYLKDEP
- the LOC136347068 gene encoding C2 domain-containing protein 5 isoform X1, whose translation is MPGKVKVKIISGKNLPVMDRSSDTTDAYVEIKLGNTTYKTDVCRRTLHPQWNTDWYRFEVDDSELQDEPLQIRVMDHDTYSTNDAIGKVYLNLNPLLLPVAGQLATGDNNPYHEISGWIPVYDTMHGIRGEVNVTVKVELFSDFNRFRQSSCGVYFFYSPSIPQGYQANIINGFVEELIVDDDPEYQWIDKIRTPRASNEARQTLFFKLSGELQRKIGVKALALGGNAVIGYRQSFDLEGESGIVARGIGTAVTLVKLQNAHHIVTESKEEDIKNYLNFVGDGKSFSLCSSSPHHKSHCPSTYQPPGHTHAYTMWPSISNPNLYSKPLNMKGLLNQEDRRGKSAMSTRFKKFKHSQKSLSKKMGALKAKLNDSIGEESETDQGTTARRKLFKRTNSDSSAMAEILARSVMRATTSLSCILEDQSSFDKDDSLDQLKPVSDTIVKAESEEVISDAHSYSSIESSSSCSEYEYQEYNQPNNDVETLSNIISNVEKMQRCLSGGRLHKQYSLPAIPTRGFSLSSLNSLSQHDVSRFNSQHFEHNCEKLQCVNHSRKLERGEEIDLSDVHSQEQKSLEVTPQSENKENICFTHKPKAWYFASNIKPYLPHFKTQQTNNSMVNIALKTMLFERANLIVTPTKETKQAFQFPLSSLHDNTPERESKDVVKTGLQKMLVEPADILGTNKLDEKNQVDFEREDSGVGIKVEDRSKGSLFIQKTPENSDDLNIIAPVSLENINMEPHKIVKTAMQTMLLEKFNLLGTYTPPTSPTAILADPPLSRARAFTFNEPKKNVIPKVASSVSLGHSEKLKDTVLGMPFTSLSSLKSEYDAKVKEREVIFLSETHLIEPLLPDLQDKTGAKKKLLKFLHTSGKRGSVFQKFRRASKKSLPDDIHKEYIHRNILARIFHPRHNEATVKDEETQTSNELLNNQNIRNTSSNSNSDTKINIKPPSPADIASGDFLTHSKTKSACITYLHSSPAQERQDPTETDNKEELGSEQTTRTSHSPVRINYMVPLHRRSSDSDLSITPKGNSLTGSDKSMGNNAAYLMRSSYVRRGHMNQEHFDMLEYPFLTMTKFPPRFITQIGGSVSARSVKLLERILNVDEPESRDIWWSEIRMEIRSHARSLNCNAVLGYTELTSICDDVCVLSACGTAAVIDFSDPTIEEDPNNVQLIYKNSERDKYMNGNSKMFYESPDHRPQTANPCNITHLPYDEKTVPLKANVTKCPMCLKGKVPEVLIATVEPPESLPSVGRGCFIESHVSRSLKDVRGETIAKEISDGLPFLEYELHRLLVNKLKIKGMNAVFSLKIRISVGEKMLLGVATGTAIYLSCLPAPDLPLIVTGKDEKSVADLHEILSQTVQRNREIYQIKDEGQRQKCQPDEDPEEEPASLDISCGNKDCCILEMDDPEDAEVLRLLMHEKVPDGFHVVSTEVVLGLEDLEIVKNLQMFTQIYRTKLTPPYNLQKHFVRLLQSIYFKLRRMVPCALCDLQFRIDIPEPDEIQLCVIGMALGLGKKAKKTKGSAALKRTDDDLIFNIDDDHQQPLESIPISKSNPSSLKYRGHRSPSKYRPQSMKQRHIPSNERHGVDITPLSYVPGGHIEQYLGNLNFFFIRETTSIREEGGLSGFVHSFITEILAIVRSHVTALGGNALVAFFMTECILNHNLHKNQGQCLINVGGDVVSVSYLKDEP
- the LOC136347068 gene encoding C2 domain-containing protein 5 isoform X3 translates to MPGKVKVKIISGKNLPVMDRSSDTTDAYVEIKLGNTTYKTDVCRRTLHPQWNTDWYRFEVDDSELQDEPLQIRVMDHDTYSTNDAIGKVYLNLNPLLLPVAGQLATGDNNPYHEISGWIPVYDTMHGIRGEVNVTVKVELFSDFNRFRQSSCGVYFFYSPSIPQGYQANIINGFVEELIVDDDPEYQWIDKIRTPRASNEARQTLFFKLSGELQRKIGVKALALGGNAVIGYRQSFDLEGESGIVARGIGTAVTLVKLQNAHHIVTESKEEQDPTETDNKEELGSEQTTRTSHSPVRINYMVPLHRRSSDSDLSITPKGNSLTGSDKSMGNNAAYLMRSSYVRRGHMNQEHFDMLEYPFLTMTKFPPRFITQIGGSVSARSVKLLERILNVDEPESRDIWWSEIRMEIRSHARSLNCNAVLGYTELTSICDDVCVLSACGTAAVIDFSDPTIEEDPNNVQLIYKNSERDKYMNGNSKMFYESPDHRPQTANPCNITHLPYDEKTVPLKANVTKCPMCLKGKVPEVLIATVEPPESLPSVGRGCFIESHVSRSLKDVRGETIAKEISDGLPFLEYELHRLLVNKLKIKGMNAVFSLKIRISVGEKMLLGVATGTAIYLSCLPAPDLPLIVTGKDEKSVADLHEILSQTVQRNREIYQIKDEGQRQKCQPDEDPEEEPASLDISCGNKDCCILEMDDPEDAEVLRLLMHEKVPDGFHVVSTEVVLGLEDLEIVKNLQMFTQIYRTKLTPPYNLQKHFVRLLQSIYFKLRRMVPCALCDLQFRIDIPEPDEIQLCVIGMALGLGKKAKKTKGSAALKRTDDDLIFNIDDDHQQPLESIPISKSNPSSLKYRGHRSPSKYRPQSMKQRHIPSNERHGVDITPLSYVPGGHIEQYLGNLNFFFIRETTSIREEGGLSGFVHSFITEILAIVRSHVTALGGNALVAFFMTECILNHNLHKNQGQCLINVGGDVVSVSYLKDEP